A window from Ignavibacteriota bacterium encodes these proteins:
- a CDS encoding Gfo/Idh/MocA family oxidoreductase: protein MKNENGISRRSFIGRTAMATAAFTIIPRHVLGKGYIAPSDKINIACIGIGGKGESDAEAMESQNVVALCDVDEINGSKTRLKYPNARFYKDFRVLLEKEKNIDALTISTPDHTHAIIAYTAMQLGKHVYVQKPLTHTVYEARKLAEAAKKYNVVSQMGNQGHAGDGARLINEWIAAGAIGDVHEVHTWTNRPIWPQGIKKPEEIPSLPNYLDWNLWLGPAPYREYHPAYHPFNWRGWWDFGTGALGDMGAHILDQPFWALDLDFPDTIQATSSEFNEETFPVSSIVTWTFPEKDGRAPVKIVWYDGGLLPPRPAELEPGRKIGSCIYYGSDGILMHDAYGDSPRLIPETEMKDFKIPPKTLPRSPGIYEEWFEAIKNGTKSSTDFEYSSKLTETMLLGNIAIKLKEKNTILEYDGKNGQFKNMDEANELLTKKYPSGWEM from the coding sequence ATGAAAAACGAAAATGGAATTTCACGCAGAAGTTTTATTGGCAGAACTGCAATGGCAACAGCAGCTTTTACAATTATTCCAAGACATGTATTGGGTAAAGGTTATATAGCACCAAGTGATAAAATAAACATTGCTTGTATTGGAATTGGCGGAAAAGGTGAATCTGATGCTGAAGCAATGGAAAGTCAAAATGTTGTTGCTCTTTGTGATGTAGATGAAATAAATGGTTCAAAAACAAGACTTAAATACCCCAATGCAAGATTCTACAAAGATTTTAGAGTACTACTTGAAAAAGAAAAAAATATTGATGCATTAACAATTAGTACCCCAGATCATACTCATGCAATAATAGCTTATACTGCAATGCAATTAGGAAAGCATGTATACGTTCAAAAACCATTAACACATACAGTTTATGAAGCAAGAAAACTTGCAGAAGCTGCAAAAAAATATAATGTGGTTAGTCAAATGGGAAACCAAGGACATGCTGGAGATGGTGCAAGACTTATAAATGAATGGATTGCGGCTGGTGCAATTGGTGATGTTCATGAAGTTCATACATGGACAAACAGACCAATTTGGCCACAAGGAATTAAAAAACCGGAAGAAATACCATCATTACCAAATTACTTGGATTGGAATTTATGGTTGGGACCTGCACCTTACAGAGAATACCATCCAGCATATCATCCTTTCAATTGGCGCGGATGGTGGGATTTTGGAACCGGCGCTCTTGGTGATATGGGTGCACATATTTTAGATCAACCATTTTGGGCGTTAGATTTAGATTTTCCAGATACTATTCAAGCTACTTCTTCAGAATTTAATGAAGAAACTTTTCCGGTTTCATCAATTGTAACATGGACTTTCCCGGAAAAAGATGGAAGAGCTCCGGTTAAAATTGTTTGGTATGATGGCGGATTGTTACCGCCAAGACCAGCAGAATTAGAACCTGGCAGAAAAATTGGTTCTTGCATTTATTACGGTTCAGATGGAATTTTAATGCATGATGCATATGGTGATAGCCCAAGATTAATTCCAGAAACAGAAATGAAAGATTTTAAAATTCCCCCAAAAACTTTACCAAGATCACCCGGTATTTATGAAGAATGGTTTGAGGCAATTAAAAACGGCACCAAAAGCTCAACAGATTTTGAGTACAGTTCTAAATTAACTGAAACAATGTTGCTCGGAAATATTGCCATTAAGCTTAAAGAAAAAAATACAATTTTAGAATATGATGGTAAAAATGGTCAATTTAAAAATATGGATGAAGCTAATGAATTATTGACCAAAAAATATCCAAGCGGTTGGGAAATGTAA
- a CDS encoding Gfo/Idh/MocA family oxidoreductase, producing MDQKNSGFSRRDFLKTSAAVGIGLFVSPYIKTSAQKSLTNDINVGLIGAGAEGQVLMDACLKIPNVRFKAVCDIWENYHLTRATRLLKKFGHEANPYIDYREMLAKEKNLDSVIVATPDFWHARHAIDSMEAGLHVYLEKEMANTLEGARQIVHAQKRTGKIVQVGHQRRSNPYYLHSYNNLIKDAKLLGKITTVNGQWNRSVQPDNGWPQKFPIPQHILSKYGYKNMQEHRNWRWYKKLGGGPIVDLGSHQIDIYTWFIGVPPTSVMASGGTDYYEKSTHEWYDTVLATFKYNTPSGIVRAFYQTITTNSNQGYFETFMGDQGALTISESAGRVGVYKEANAPLWDQWVTKRFLDAPKEEPKKENTAAILDVRETAAPPKYSLPIQFNDPYHKPHLENFFNTIRGKDTLNCPVEVGYETAVAVLKVNDAIQAKREINFNPSEFKI from the coding sequence ATGGATCAAAAAAATTCTGGATTTTCTCGCAGAGATTTTCTAAAAACTTCAGCAGCCGTTGGTATTGGATTATTCGTTTCGCCATATATAAAAACTTCTGCACAAAAATCATTAACAAATGATATAAATGTTGGGTTAATTGGTGCTGGTGCTGAAGGACAAGTTTTGATGGATGCTTGTTTAAAAATTCCAAATGTTAGATTTAAAGCAGTTTGTGATATTTGGGAAAATTATCATTTAACTCGTGCAACAAGATTACTTAAAAAATTTGGCCACGAAGCAAATCCGTATATTGATTATAGGGAAATGCTTGCCAAAGAAAAAAATTTGGATTCAGTGATTGTTGCAACACCGGATTTTTGGCATGCACGTCATGCAATAGATTCAATGGAAGCTGGACTCCATGTATATTTAGAAAAGGAAATGGCTAATACTTTGGAAGGTGCGCGTCAAATTGTTCATGCGCAAAAAAGAACCGGGAAAATTGTTCAAGTTGGGCATCAGCGAAGAAGCAATCCATATTATTTGCATTCATATAATAATCTAATAAAAGATGCAAAGCTGTTAGGAAAAATCACAACCGTTAATGGTCAATGGAACAGATCTGTACAGCCGGACAATGGCTGGCCTCAAAAATTTCCTATCCCTCAACATATTTTAAGCAAATATGGTTATAAAAATATGCAAGAACATAGAAATTGGAGATGGTATAAAAAATTAGGCGGTGGTCCAATTGTTGATTTAGGTTCTCATCAAATTGATATTTATACTTGGTTTATTGGTGTTCCACCAACTTCTGTTATGGCAAGCGGTGGAACCGATTATTATGAAAAGAGTACTCACGAATGGTATGATACAGTTTTAGCAACATTTAAATATAATACTCCAAGTGGTATTGTACGTGCATTTTATCAAACAATTACAACAAATAGTAATCAAGGATATTTTGAAACTTTTATGGGTGATCAAGGAGCATTAACAATTTCTGAATCAGCCGGAAGAGTTGGTGTATACAAAGAAGCTAACGCGCCGCTTTGGGATCAATGGGTTACAAAAAGATTTCTTGATGCACCAAAAGAAGAACCAAAAAAAGAAAATACAGCAGCAATTTTAGATGTTCGAGAAACAGCAGCTCCTCCAAAATATTCATTGCCTATTCAATTTAATGATCCGTATCATAAACCGCATTTAGAAAATTTCTTCAATACAATTCGTGGTAAAGATACTTTAAACTGTCCCGTAGAAGTTGGTTATGAAACAGCAGTTGCGGTTTTAAAAGTTAATGATGCAATTCAAGCAAAAAGAGAAATTAATTTTAATCCATCCGAATTTAAAATCTAG
- a CDS encoding Gfo/Idh/MocA family oxidoreductase: MGKKRLGVGLIGTGFIGKFHIRSWVSVRDGDINGIFDKNIKSANEAAALVKQLNVGDPKVHNSIADLVADPNIDAIWILTPNFTRLEVMEEIVNAVESGKGELIGIACEKPLGRNVYEAKKMLELAQRAKLLDGYLEDQIFAPTSIRGKQLLWSRGANAGRPYLARAAEEHSGPHMPWFWEGSLQGGGVLNDMMCHSVEVARYLLTEPGKPRESLTPVKVTAHTECLKWQIPKYSEILSNNSNGKVDYQNRPSEDYARSVIEYKDENDKKIIVETTTSWCFVGAGLRLSMEVLGPEYSLSINSLDTDMKIFLSRDIQGKQGEDLVEKQNAEVGLMPIVSNEENAYGYDNENRHMVQSFLNGKRPEENFSDGVNVTELLMTAYKSAEEEKTIKFPPDDLETFIPKVAKGEWNPKLKK; this comes from the coding sequence ATGGGGAAAAAAAGATTAGGAGTTGGTTTAATCGGTACCGGATTTATTGGAAAATTTCATATTAGATCATGGGTTTCTGTTAGAGACGGAGATATAAACGGAATTTTTGACAAAAATATTAAATCTGCAAATGAAGCTGCTGCTTTGGTTAAACAATTAAATGTTGGGGATCCTAAAGTACATAACTCAATAGCAGATTTAGTTGCTGATCCGAATATTGATGCAATCTGGATTTTAACTCCAAATTTTACTCGACTTGAAGTGATGGAAGAAATTGTTAATGCAGTTGAATCCGGGAAAGGTGAATTAATTGGAATAGCTTGTGAAAAACCACTCGGGAGAAATGTTTATGAAGCAAAAAAAATGCTTGAACTTGCACAACGAGCTAAATTATTAGATGGATATTTAGAAGATCAAATTTTTGCACCCACTTCAATTAGAGGAAAACAATTATTGTGGTCAAGAGGAGCAAATGCCGGAAGACCATATTTAGCAAGAGCTGCAGAAGAGCATAGCGGTCCGCACATGCCGTGGTTTTGGGAAGGCTCACTTCAAGGCGGTGGAGTTTTAAATGATATGATGTGTCATTCAGTAGAAGTTGCGAGGTATTTACTAACTGAACCAGGTAAACCACGCGAAAGTTTAACTCCAGTAAAGGTTACAGCACATACAGAATGTTTGAAATGGCAAATTCCAAAATATTCTGAAATATTATCAAATAATAGTAACGGAAAAGTTGATTATCAAAATCGTCCATCTGAAGATTATGCACGTTCCGTTATTGAATATAAAGATGAAAATGATAAGAAAATTATTGTTGAAACTACAACTTCTTGGTGTTTTGTCGGCGCTGGTTTAAGATTAAGTATGGAAGTACTTGGTCCAGAATATTCACTTTCTATAAACTCCCTTGATACAGATATGAAAATATTTTTGAGCAGAGATATTCAAGGAAAACAAGGTGAAGATTTGGTTGAAAAACAGAATGCCGAAGTTGGTTTAATGCCAATTGTAAGTAATGAAGAAAATGCTTATGGATATGATAATGAAAATCGTCACATGGTTCAGTCTTTCTTAAATGGTAAAAGACCGGAAGAAAATTTTAGTGATGGCGTTAATGTAACTGAATTACTTATGACTGCTTACAAAAGTGCAGAAGAAGAAAAAACAATTAAATTTCCACCTGATGATTTAGAAACTTTTATTCCAAAAGTTGCAAAAGGTGAATGGAATCCAAAATTAAAAAAATAG
- a CDS encoding MFS transporter → MSVKIRLGIMMFLQYVIWGAWYVTVGNYMGAIGMTSVIHWAYTVSPISSIISPFFLGMVADRFFATERVLGVLHIIGGIAILLTPIAAATSPTLFILLLLIHMLAYMPTVGLTNTLAFANLTNQEKEFPVIRVFGTIGWIVAGIFVSKVLGADETSLPLTIAGIVSLFMGFFSFTLPHTPPPAKGEKTSFRKIIGIDAIKKLNTKSFMIFIISSFLISIPLAVYYAYAPVYLNETGIQNPAFVMSFGQMSEVLFILIMPMLFPILGVKKMLLTGMGAWALRYLLFALGADDSIAWMIITGVILHGICYDFFFVAGFIYVDKTAPSDIRNQAQGFIILATYGLGMLIGSQIAGLLFNNLITGNSLIEWQNFWFIPAIFATLVMIFFGIMFKENKS, encoded by the coding sequence ATGAGTGTTAAAATTCGTTTAGGAATTATGATGTTTCTCCAATATGTTATTTGGGGAGCTTGGTATGTAACTGTTGGAAATTATATGGGTGCAATTGGAATGACATCCGTAATTCATTGGGCTTATACGGTTAGTCCAATTTCATCAATAATTTCTCCTTTCTTTTTGGGAATGGTTGCCGATAGATTTTTTGCAACTGAAAGAGTTTTAGGTGTATTACATATTATTGGGGGTATTGCTATTTTGTTAACGCCAATAGCTGCCGCTACTTCTCCAACATTGTTTATTTTGCTACTTTTAATTCACATGTTAGCATACATGCCTACAGTAGGATTAACAAATACGCTTGCCTTTGCAAATCTTACCAATCAAGAAAAAGAATTTCCAGTAATCAGAGTATTTGGAACAATAGGATGGATTGTTGCCGGTATATTTGTTAGTAAAGTATTAGGTGCAGATGAAACTTCTCTTCCATTAACAATTGCCGGAATTGTAAGTTTATTTATGGGGTTTTTTAGTTTCACACTTCCTCATACTCCACCACCTGCAAAAGGTGAAAAAACATCTTTCAGAAAAATTATTGGTATAGATGCTATAAAAAAGTTAAACACAAAATCCTTTATGATTTTTATTATAAGTTCATTTTTAATTAGTATTCCTCTTGCAGTATATTATGCTTATGCACCGGTTTACTTAAATGAAACCGGAATTCAAAATCCCGCATTTGTAATGTCATTTGGACAAATGTCCGAGGTTTTATTTATTTTAATTATGCCAATGTTGTTCCCAATTTTAGGTGTAAAAAAAATGTTGTTAACTGGAATGGGAGCTTGGGCACTAAGATATTTGTTATTTGCGTTAGGTGCTGATGACTCAATTGCATGGATGATTATTACTGGCGTCATTCTTCATGGGATTTGTTACGATTTCTTTTTTGTTGCTGGATTTATTTATGTAGATAAAACTGCACCTTCTGATATTAGAAATCAAGCACAAGGTTTTATAATTCTTGCAACTTATGGATTGGGAATGTTAATCGGTTCACAAATAGCCGGTTTGCTATTTAATAACTTAATTACTGGAAATAGTCTAATTGAATGGCAGAATTTTTGGTTTATCCCAGCAATTTTTGCAACATTAGTTATGATATTTTTCGGAATAATGTTCAAAGAAAATAAATCGTAA
- a CDS encoding aldolase produces the protein MDESKIVEKLKSGSRIYGTSIVATSSLWPELIKNANLDFIFIDTEHIPHGRETVSNLCKIYSALNILPIVRISSPDPYSACMTLDGGASAVLAPYIESEDQVKKLVGAVKFRPLKGELLNAILNNQESISPKLDAYIKNRCRNNLLFLNIESVPAINNLETILSVNGIDGIIIGPHDLSCSLEIPEEYDNSLFEQNVKTIIHKCRNRNISVGIHLSEEPEYQIKWAKEGANIILHSSDMTMFYRKLKSDFYKIKTELNEYPNHINDNSIII, from the coding sequence ATGGATGAAAGTAAAATTGTTGAAAAGTTAAAATCCGGTTCAAGAATTTATGGTACTTCAATAGTCGCTACTTCATCACTTTGGCCAGAACTTATAAAAAATGCAAATTTAGATTTTATATTTATTGATACCGAACATATTCCTCACGGAAGAGAAACGGTTTCAAATTTGTGTAAAATTTATTCTGCACTCAACATTCTCCCTATTGTTAGAATTTCTTCACCTGATCCTTATTCAGCTTGTATGACTTTGGATGGCGGTGCAAGTGCAGTTTTGGCTCCGTATATTGAATCAGAAGATCAAGTGAAAAAATTAGTTGGTGCAGTAAAATTTAGACCTCTTAAAGGTGAATTGTTAAATGCCATTTTAAATAATCAAGAATCAATATCTCCCAAACTTGATGCATATATAAAAAATAGGTGTAGAAACAATTTACTTTTTCTAAATATCGAAAGTGTTCCAGCAATTAATAATCTTGAAACGATTTTAAGTGTTAATGGAATTGACGGAATTATTATTGGTCCGCATGATCTTTCATGTAGTTTGGAAATCCCCGAAGAGTATGATAATTCCTTATTTGAACAAAATGTTAAAACTATAATTCACAAGTGCAGAAATAGAAATATATCCGTTGGAATTCATCTTTCCGAAGAACCGGAATATCAGATAAAATGGGCAAAAGAAGGAGCAAATATTATTTTGCATAGTTCTGATATGACGATGTTTTATCGTAAACTTAAATCGGATTTTTATAAAATCAAAACTGAATTAAACGAATATCCAAATCACATAAATGATAATTCTATAATAATTTAA
- a CDS encoding DUF1080 domain-containing protein: MKLLKYLTFLLIIFSFTNVFPQKKLTDVSKEIMNTNYSEVKIKEIPAAMQCWTFRKLSFMETLEKVNNLGIKYLEAFPGQKFLPDNEEKTFGPGMSEDDMKLAKEKLTEYGITLRAFGVTNFENNESEARKTFDFAKKMGIQVIMLEPNYDDYSVIDKMVKEYNIKVGIHNHPQPSKYWNPETVLKNISKVDSRIGICGDTGHWLRSGVNPLEALRLLKGRIHNIHLKDLDKSGVKEAEDVPFGSGKVNIHDILAELTLQNYKGTFSVEHEREDEQPDPSSSIKKGLDYVNSITYYKGFTEVLGSFDNGKFHKHGWNHYGPGYFELDENTGVLTSSGGMGLFWYSVKKFDNFILDLEYKCLAPQTNSGVFVRVPEILTSDDYIYHSFEIQIDDDADPSHKTGSVYDAEPAKVDATKKTGEWNHYRITFNGDNIKVELNGKLVNDWNAEPRGKIKDFASSGYFGLQNHDSNAKVCFRNIFVKEL; encoded by the coding sequence ATGAAACTATTAAAGTATTTAACATTTTTGCTAATTATTTTTTCCTTTACAAATGTTTTTCCGCAGAAAAAATTAACTGATGTGAGTAAAGAAATTATGAATACAAATTATTCTGAAGTAAAAATAAAAGAGATTCCAGCTGCAATGCAATGTTGGACTTTTAGAAAACTTTCATTTATGGAAACATTAGAAAAAGTAAATAATCTTGGAATAAAATATTTAGAAGCATTTCCCGGACAAAAATTTTTACCAGATAATGAGGAAAAAACTTTTGGACCCGGAATGAGCGAAGATGATATGAAATTAGCAAAGGAAAAACTTACTGAATATGGAATTACACTTCGTGCATTTGGTGTTACAAATTTTGAAAACAATGAATCAGAAGCAAGAAAGACATTTGACTTTGCAAAAAAAATGGGAATTCAAGTTATCATGCTTGAACCAAATTATGATGATTATTCCGTAATTGATAAAATGGTTAAAGAGTATAATATAAAAGTTGGAATTCATAATCATCCTCAACCATCAAAATATTGGAATCCGGAAACTGTTCTAAAAAATATATCTAAAGTTGATTCAAGAATTGGCATTTGCGGAGATACTGGTCATTGGTTAAGAAGTGGTGTAAATCCACTTGAAGCTTTAAGATTATTAAAAGGTAGAATTCATAATATTCATCTTAAAGATTTGGATAAATCTGGGGTTAAAGAAGCTGAAGATGTTCCATTTGGTTCCGGCAAAGTAAATATTCATGATATTTTAGCTGAATTAACTTTGCAAAATTATAAAGGAACTTTTTCTGTTGAACACGAAAGAGAAGATGAGCAACCGGATCCAAGCTCATCAATAAAAAAAGGTTTGGATTATGTTAATAGCATTACTTATTACAAAGGTTTTACTGAAGTTTTAGGTTCATTTGATAATGGTAAATTTCATAAACACGGTTGGAATCATTACGGTCCCGGTTATTTTGAGTTAGATGAAAATACTGGTGTGTTGACTTCAAGCGGTGGAATGGGATTGTTTTGGTACAGCGTTAAAAAGTTTGATAATTTTATTCTTGATTTAGAATATAAATGTTTAGCCCCACAAACTAACTCCGGTGTTTTTGTGAGAGTTCCGGAAATACTGACTAGTGATGATTACATTTATCATTCGTTTGAAATTCAAATTGATGACGATGCAGATCCATCTCATAAAACCGGATCAGTTTACGATGCTGAACCTGCGAAAGTAGATGCAACTAAAAAGACAGGAGAATGGAATCATTACAGAATTACATTTAATGGTGATAATATAAAAGTAGAATTAAATGGAAAACTTGTAAATGATTGGAATGCAGAACCACGTGGAAAAATAAAAGATTTTGCTTCAAGTGGATATTTTGGATTACAAAATCATGATAGCAATGCAAAAGTTTGTTTCAGAAATATTTTTGTAAAAGAATTATAA